TGATATCCAATGAAGTAGGTCCTTTAAAATCTTCTTTAACCAGAATACTAGGGCGCAGGTGAACACCTCTGTCTAATTCAAAGAGTGCTCCTGCAATGAAATACCCACTCACTGTACGGTATAGGTTTTCGGATGTTGTACTGTTAAAACGATAGTCTGATCCGGAATTTGTACCATTAAAAAGATCCTGAACAGATACTCCGGCATACCATCTGGAATTATAATAATATACACCTAAACGAATATCGGGTGCCCAGTCTGATATTTTTCCGCGAGGAATCACCTGATCATTGTAATCATTCGGATCCAGCTTATTTCCATCCAGACTATACTGTGTCACACCTCCCGCCACACCAAGACTAAGGCGTTGTGTATCTTCATCATCCAACTGCAGTCTGAAGGCATAATTTGCATATATTGCCGTTGCTGATTGTGCCCCAAGTTTATCTGAGGTTACATTCAATCCGACTCCGTGACGCTTGGATTGTGCATCCAAAATCCCGTCTATAGAAACAGTTCCTGTCTTTGGAGCTCCTTCCCAGCCTGTCCACTGACTTCTCAGTCCTACCTGAGCAAACCATTCTTCTTTATATCCTGCATAAGCAGGGTTGACACTCATTGAGTTAAATATATATTGCGTGAACTGTATGCTCTGCTGGGCACTGACTTTTGTCAGTCCCAACAGGCTTATTATAGTTATCACTGCATATTTTCCGTATTTCATTTTTTATTGCTGTATAATGAATGATTCGATTAATTACGTTTGATCAGTACCCAACCTTTATGCAATTGTTTCGTACTGCCTTTATGTGTCTCAATGATATAGTAGTAAGTCCCTTCGTTAAGACCTTCTCCTACCCAGTTGTTGTCGTATCTACTATTTCTATAGACTTCATTCCCCCATCTGTTGATAATGGTCATCTCGACACGATCAAATCGTTCTATTCCTTCAATCTCAAATTTATCATTCTGACCATCTCCGTTTGGTGTAAAGACATTCGGAATATGCAATGGCAATGGTGATACGGTTACATTGTATTGCCCGCTGGCATCTACTGCATTTCCTTTTCCGTCTTTCGCTTTCACAAAGGCTGTATTTTCAATTTCAGCCAAATCGAAATCGGATTGTATAACGACATATTCTGTAGTAAATACTTCTTTCTGCCCTGGTGTCAGCTGATTAATTGTTTTAGACAATTTGGTCAGCGGATCTGTTACTTCAACACTATACAGAATCTTATTTCCTGTGTTTTCAACAGTAATGGTATACACAATCTTATCCCCTCTCTCTTTGACTTCTTTACGGTCTCCTGTTTTGACAACAGTCACACCTGCCAGATTATCTACCGGAGTTTCTATCTTCGCCTCAGGCTGATAAGGTTTTCCATCCGGATCCTGTGCATTTACTTTAGCAATATTAACAAGAACACCGTTTTCGATTTCGTCCTGTGTCACCTTATGTGTCAGACTGAAACTTCTGGTTGCTCCTACAGCAAGAACAGCTATTTTCTCATTCCAGGCAGGGAACATAACATCTGTCAATACCAGATTATTAAATTCTACACCACCCGTATTTTTAACTGTAATCGTATAGGTAATCTCTTCACCAGCTACTTTTACTCTTGATCTGTCTGCAACTTTCACAATCTCAAGCTTAGGCTCTACTACTGTGATTCTGACTACCGTATTGCTACAGTTTGCAGGATTCAATACTTCACAGATCGTGTACGGATATTCGTAATTGCCTGCCGGTGTTTCCGGTGATACCGTGATTGTTCCGTCAGGATTCATCGTGATTCCTTTGTTTGGCGAAGTACCCGGAGTCAGTTTAACTTCAGCCGGTACAACTGGTTTGCCGTTCAGCTGATCGTTATCCAATACACTCGGAATTGTTTTTCCATTCTTACCGTTTACAGGAACTGGCGTATCGCTGTTAGCTTTGATTGGCGCAGCTTCTACAACTACTGTTACTTTCGCATCGCTGCAGTTTGCAGGATTCAATAGCTCACAAATTGTGTACGGATACTCGTAGACGCCTGCCGGTGTTTCCGGTGATATTGTGACCGTTCCGTCAGGATTCATCGTGATTCCTTTGTTCGGTGAAGTACCCGGAGTCAGTTTAACTTCAGCCGGAACAACTGGTTTACCATTCAGCTGATCGTTATCCAATACACTGGTTGTGCTTCCGCCATCTTTTCCGTTGATAGCCGGTGGCGTATCGTTATTCGCTTTGATCACGGCTGCTTCTACAACTACTGTTACTTTCGCATCGCTGCAGTTTGCAGGATTTAATAGCTCACAGATCGTGTACGGATACTCGTAGATGCCTGCAGGTGTTTCCGGTGAAACTGTGACCGTTCCATCAGGATTCATCGTGATTCCTTTGTTTGGTGAAGTACCCGGAGTCAGTTTAACTTCAGCCGGAACAACTGGTTTGCCGTTTAGCTGATCGTTATCCAATACGCTGGTTGTACTTCCGCCATCTTTTCCGTTGATAGCCGGTGGCGTATCGTTATTCGCTTTGATCACGGCTGCTTCTACAACTACTGTTACTTTCGCATCGCTGCAGTTTGCAGGATTTAATAGCTCACAGATCGTGTACGGATACTCGTAGATGCCTGCAGGTGTTTCCGGTGAAACTGTGACCGTTCCATCAGGATTCATCGTGATTCCTGTGTTTGGTGAAGTATCCGGAGTCAGTTTAACTTCAGCCGGAACAACTGGTTTGCCATTCAGCTGATCGTTATCCAATACGCTGGTTGTACTTCCGCCATCTTTTCCGTTGATAGCCGGTGGCGTATCGTTATTCGCTTTGATCACGGCTGCTTCTACAACTACTGTTACTTTCGCATCGCTGCAGTTTGCAGGATTTAATAGCTCACAGATCGTGTACGGATACTCGTAGATGCCTGCAGGTGTTTCCGGTGAAACTGTGACCGTTCCATCAGGATTCATCGTGATTCCTTTGTTTGGTGAAGTACCCGGAGTCAGTTTAACTTCAGCCGGAACAACTGGTTTGCCGTTTAGCTGATCGTTATCCAATACGCTGGTTGTACTTCCGCCATCTTTTCCGTTGATAGCCGGTGGTGTATCGTTATTCGCTTTGATTGGCGCTGCTTCTACAACTACAGTTGCTTTCGCATCGCTGCAGTTTGCAGGATTCAATAGCTCACAAATTGTGTACGGATATTCGTAGATGCCTGCCGGTGTTTCCGGTGATACCGTGATTGTTCCGTTAGGATTCATCGTGATTCCTGTGTTTGGTGAAGTACCCGGAGTCAGTTTAACTTCAGCCGGTACAACTGGTTGACCGTTCAACTGATCGTTATCCAATACGCTGGTTGTACTTCCGCCATCTTTTCCGTTGATAGCCGGTGGTGTATCGTTATTCGCTTTGATTGGCGCTGCTTCTACAACTACAGTTGCTTTCGCATCGCTGCAGTTTGCAGGATTTAATAGCTCACAAATTGTGTACGGATATTCGTAGATGCCTCCAGGTGTTTCCGGTGAAACCGTGATTGTTCCGTCAGGATTCATCGTGATTCCTTTGTTTGGTGAAGTACCCGGAGTCAGTTTAACTTCAGCCGGTACAACTGGTTGACCGTTCAACTGATCGTTATCCAATACACTG
The Sphingobacterium spiritivorum genome window above contains:
- a CDS encoding type IX secretion system membrane protein PorP/SprF, with the protein product MKYGKYAVITIISLLGLTKVSAQQSIQFTQYIFNSMSVNPAYAGYKEEWFAQVGLRSQWTGWEGAPKTGTVSIDGILDAQSKRHGVGLNVTSDKLGAQSATAIYANYAFRLQLDDEDTQRLSLGVAGGVTQYSLDGNKLDPNDYNDQVIPRGKISDWAPDIRLGVYYYNSRWYAGVSVQDLFNGTNSGSDYRFNSTTSENLYRTVSGYFIAGALFELDRGVHLRPSILVKEDFKGPTSLDINAMFVFNSKFWVGAGYRTRAKIFNRTYQDKTIDKLSATNAITGIAQFYATEKLRIGYSYDMMINRMSGLQNGSHEITLGLTFGRKSASQYLSPRFF